In Bombus fervidus isolate BK054 chromosome 11, iyBomFerv1, whole genome shotgun sequence, a single genomic region encodes these proteins:
- the Dnapol-alpha73 gene encoding DNA polymerase alpha subunit B isoform X1 — translation MVSEESLILCFSNLGCDISDKSVIDKCIQLCHDYNTDEEKFVELWVAYTIPHSLDIDPTINNLIKFEKEDLEKNNKCSLDVPTQEVSNIHIDIQSNTEITGKNVLDIYSSGECPTLKQTKRARSPTAETESNNKLRAVDNTFTPLNYTSQSDVPIRAPSTTVRGKVLLLFGPPIQNWKKQNEHDVSIVKADNSHIPKGALYMFEMFSNQGAILTMHCQNFGERLCYAWNAIEPPNSNIRYIRNIAPVKPVVFRTWGRLFITAEKPSGRKIVMLEGTKRLKIQKQAPILHLNLKGIKHYSVFTGQIVAVEGIITTEDTLTVNKLFVKGYAPLFDVPKISKDIKIYVAAGPFTPSDNLNYQPLWDLMERVVEDEPNMLILVGPFVEYTHPEIKKCSLKETFQDFFDTLLTKILQYLQGKSTRIILIPSNRDVHHHPVFPTPEFILNTNKLGSNTTNICSMPDPCIINVDGLHIGVTSVDVLRHLGQQEVSNTPGMDRLGRLAEHVLSQSSFYPVYPPPPGLNLDTRLWKQYACFERQPHVLILPSDVRHYCKPLNECLVLNPERLQKYICAKLCVRPMNNGKWDPNRVSCEIVKV, via the exons ATGGTGTCAGAAGAATCGTTAATTCTGTGCTTTTCTAATTTAGGTTGTGATATTTCCGATAAATCCGTGATCGATAAAT gtaTTCAGCTATGTCATGATTATAACACAgatgaagaaaaatttgtagaattatGGGTAGCATACACAATTCCACATTCCTTAGATATTGATCCAACAATAAACAATCTTATTAAGTTTGAAAAGGAAGATTTagaaaaaaacaataaatgtTCTTTAGACGTTCCTACCCAAGAAGtatcaaatatacatattgatATACAGTCTAATACAGAAATTAC TGGTAAGAATGTTTTGGATATATACAGCAGTGGAGAATGCCCTACATTAAAG CAAACTAAAAGAGCAAGGAGTCCAACAGCTGAGACAGAaagcaataataaattacgagCAGTAGACAATACGTTCACACCGTTAAATTATACCTCACAATC TGATGTTCCAATTCGTGCACCCAGTACAACGGTTAGAGGCAAAGTCCTTTTACTTTTTGGCCCTCCCAttcaaaattggaaaaaacAAAACGAGCACGATGTATCGATCGTTAAAGCGGATAATTCTCATATACCTAAAGGTGCATTGTACATGTTTGAAATGTTTTCCAATCAGGGAGCCATTCTTACCATGCATTGTCAAAATTTTGGCGAGCGATTGTGCTATGCTTGGAACGCCATTGAACCTCCTAATTCGAATATACGTTACATTAGAAACATAGCGCCTGTAAAACCAGTTGTGTTTAGAACATGGGGCAGATTATTTATAACAGCCGAAAAGCCtagtggaagaaaaattgttatgCTGGAAGGTACTAAAAGGCTCAAAATTCAGAAACAAGCTCCCATTTTACATCTGAATCTTAAAGGAATTAAGCATTACTCAGTGTTTACTGGTCAGATCGTTGCAGTTGAGGGTATTATCACTACTGAGGATACTTTAAcagtaaataaattgtttgttAAGGGATATGCACCATTATTCGATGTACCcaaaatatcgaaagatattaaaatatacgttgCGGCTGGTCCGTTTACACCTTctgataatttaaattatcaacCTTTATGGGACCTTATGGAACGCGTTGTAGAAGACGAACCTAATATGTTAATATTAGTTGGACCTTTTGTAGAATATACACAtcctgaaattaaaaaatgtagttTGAAAGAGACTTTTCAAGATTTTTTTGATACGCTTTTAACGAAGAttctacaatatttacaaGG GAAATCTACTCGCATTATATTGATACCTTCTAATCGTGACGTGCATCATCATCCGGTTTTTCCAACTCCGGAGTTCAttctaaatacaaataaacTTGGATCAAATACGACGAATATTTGTAGTATGCCAGATCCATGCATAATAAACGTAGATGGTTTACATATAGGAGTAACATCGGTTGATGTACTTAGACATCTTGGACAACAAGAAGTATC gAATACACCTGGAATGGATAGGCTTGGTCGTTTGGCCGAGCATGTATTGTCTCAGTCTTCATTTTACCCTGTATATCCTCCTCCTCCTGGCTTGAATCTTGATACCAGACTTTGGAAACAATACGCTTGTTTTGAACGGCAACCCCACGTGTTGATCTTACCTTCCGACGTTAGACATTATTGCAAACCATTAAATGAATGCCTCGTTTTGAATCCGGAGCGATTACAAAAGTACATATGTGCCAAGTTATGTGTACGGCCAATGAATAATGGAAAATGGGATCCAAACAGAGTGTCTTGTGAGATTGTAAAAGTCTGA
- the Dnapol-alpha73 gene encoding DNA polymerase alpha subunit B isoform X2 produces the protein MILIGRKRIVCLLISYREGFSFHLRKLTRFLQRQTKRARSPTAETESNNKLRAVDNTFTPLNYTSQSDVPIRAPSTTVRGKVLLLFGPPIQNWKKQNEHDVSIVKADNSHIPKGALYMFEMFSNQGAILTMHCQNFGERLCYAWNAIEPPNSNIRYIRNIAPVKPVVFRTWGRLFITAEKPSGRKIVMLEGTKRLKIQKQAPILHLNLKGIKHYSVFTGQIVAVEGIITTEDTLTVNKLFVKGYAPLFDVPKISKDIKIYVAAGPFTPSDNLNYQPLWDLMERVVEDEPNMLILVGPFVEYTHPEIKKCSLKETFQDFFDTLLTKILQYLQGKSTRIILIPSNRDVHHHPVFPTPEFILNTNKLGSNTTNICSMPDPCIINVDGLHIGVTSVDVLRHLGQQEVSNTPGMDRLGRLAEHVLSQSSFYPVYPPPPGLNLDTRLWKQYACFERQPHVLILPSDVRHYCKPLNECLVLNPERLQKYICAKLCVRPMNNGKWDPNRVSCEIVKV, from the exons ATGATTCTTATTGGTAGAAAAAGGATAGTGTGCCTTCTCATATCGTATAGAGAGGGATTCTCCTTCCATCTAAGAAAGCTGACCAGATTTCTTCAGAGG CAAACTAAAAGAGCAAGGAGTCCAACAGCTGAGACAGAaagcaataataaattacgagCAGTAGACAATACGTTCACACCGTTAAATTATACCTCACAATC TGATGTTCCAATTCGTGCACCCAGTACAACGGTTAGAGGCAAAGTCCTTTTACTTTTTGGCCCTCCCAttcaaaattggaaaaaacAAAACGAGCACGATGTATCGATCGTTAAAGCGGATAATTCTCATATACCTAAAGGTGCATTGTACATGTTTGAAATGTTTTCCAATCAGGGAGCCATTCTTACCATGCATTGTCAAAATTTTGGCGAGCGATTGTGCTATGCTTGGAACGCCATTGAACCTCCTAATTCGAATATACGTTACATTAGAAACATAGCGCCTGTAAAACCAGTTGTGTTTAGAACATGGGGCAGATTATTTATAACAGCCGAAAAGCCtagtggaagaaaaattgttatgCTGGAAGGTACTAAAAGGCTCAAAATTCAGAAACAAGCTCCCATTTTACATCTGAATCTTAAAGGAATTAAGCATTACTCAGTGTTTACTGGTCAGATCGTTGCAGTTGAGGGTATTATCACTACTGAGGATACTTTAAcagtaaataaattgtttgttAAGGGATATGCACCATTATTCGATGTACCcaaaatatcgaaagatattaaaatatacgttgCGGCTGGTCCGTTTACACCTTctgataatttaaattatcaacCTTTATGGGACCTTATGGAACGCGTTGTAGAAGACGAACCTAATATGTTAATATTAGTTGGACCTTTTGTAGAATATACACAtcctgaaattaaaaaatgtagttTGAAAGAGACTTTTCAAGATTTTTTTGATACGCTTTTAACGAAGAttctacaatatttacaaGG GAAATCTACTCGCATTATATTGATACCTTCTAATCGTGACGTGCATCATCATCCGGTTTTTCCAACTCCGGAGTTCAttctaaatacaaataaacTTGGATCAAATACGACGAATATTTGTAGTATGCCAGATCCATGCATAATAAACGTAGATGGTTTACATATAGGAGTAACATCGGTTGATGTACTTAGACATCTTGGACAACAAGAAGTATC gAATACACCTGGAATGGATAGGCTTGGTCGTTTGGCCGAGCATGTATTGTCTCAGTCTTCATTTTACCCTGTATATCCTCCTCCTCCTGGCTTGAATCTTGATACCAGACTTTGGAAACAATACGCTTGTTTTGAACGGCAACCCCACGTGTTGATCTTACCTTCCGACGTTAGACATTATTGCAAACCATTAAATGAATGCCTCGTTTTGAATCCGGAGCGATTACAAAAGTACATATGTGCCAAGTTATGTGTACGGCCAATGAATAATGGAAAATGGGATCCAAACAGAGTGTCTTGTGAGATTGTAAAAGTCTGA
- the Dppiii gene encoding dipeptidyl peptidase 3, with translation MFKLHRERNILQMWPFYGQKIVSQTVLKYFLRFFSFNISIKEKRVGFIILNTDKNVKQLRNNFVSSVKLLSTKMSEDNSLFTLPNNQPIIALECDTAFNALTKKEKLYAHYLSQAAWNGGLIVYVQTSPESPLLFALLHKIFLSETINELKNSAFNAGVSEDEFTAFLVYSCGIFANAGNYKSFGDSKIIPNLPKDKFEAIIKISKAYENNPKDIEEIWNKIQNIIYSTEGKLKSLGLGEKGITTYFSANCTDKDAELVNDFMQNKGLESYNARCFKIANKQNDSEGSKNIDIYEIRLASVEINDNPNITLSEEVFKNARFKITRGDYSKLLIPVVDNIQKAKEYAANETEKSMLSKYIQHFKTGSLQDHKDGSRLWIKDKGPVIETYIGFIETYRDPAGQRGEFEGFVAMVNKEMSKKFATLVSNAEKFIPKLPWARDFEKDEFLRPDFTSLDVLTFSGSGIPAGINIPNYDEIRQSEGFKNVSLGNVIPANMKLDVLPFLSEHDQTLMNNYRVASFEVQVGLHELLGHGTGKLLRKSESGLYNFDMGKVKNPFTGEPINKFFLPGETYDSKFGSMGSSYEECRAEAVGLYLSLEKDILSIFGHENSEADDIIYVNWLSLLWTGCAKALEMYQPSTKKWLQAHSQARYVLLRVCLEAGNDFVNVVESEPGKNLLLTVDRTKLLTVGKKAIGEFLTKLQIYKSTGDIEEAKKMYDKYSEVPETGPHPWARWRDIVLAHKEPRKIFVQSNTFVNGENEVQLKNYEPNFAGMIQSWIERFPSADVSQTLIELAEKDKQHFTLEN, from the exons ATGTTTAAATTGCACcgtgaaagaaatatattgcaGATGTGGCCATTTTATGGGCAGAAGATTGTTTCACAAACCGtgcttaaatattttctacggtttttttcatttaacattAGTATTAAGGAAAAAAGAGTtggatttataattttaaatacggATAAAAACGTTAAGcagttaagaaataattttgtttcaag TGTGAAATTATTATCTACAAAAATGAGTGAAGATAATTCTTTGTTTACTTTACCGAATAACCAACCAATAATTGCTTTAGAATGTGATACTGCATTTAATGCATtaacaaaaaaggaaaaattataTGCACATTATTTAAGTCAAGCTGCATGGAATGGTGGTCTTATTGTTTATGTACAAACTTCCCCAGAATCACCATTATTATTTGCccttttacataaaattttcttatctgaaacaataaatgaattgaaaaattctgcATTTAATGCTGGTGTTAGTGAAGATGAGTTCACA gCATTTTTAGTATATTCTTGTGGAATCTTTGCAAATGCTGGTAATTATAAATCCTTTGGCGATAGTAAAATAATACCTAACTTGCCTAAGGATAAATTTGAAgccataataaaaatttcaaaggcATATGAAAATAATCCCAAAGACATTGAAGaaatttggaataaaattcaaaatataatatattctacagaaggaaaattaaaatctttgGGATTAGGTGAAAAAGGGATTACAACTTATTTTTCTGCTAATTGTACAGACAAAGATGCAGAATTAGTTAATGATTTTATGCAAAATAAAGGACTAGAATCTTATAATGCCAGATGTTTTAAAATagcaaataaacaaaatgattCTGAAGGTTCCAAAAACATagatatatatgaaatcagATTAGCTTCTGTGGAGATCAATGATAATCCTAATATTACATTGTCAGaagaagtatttaaaaatgcaagatttaaaattacaagaGGAGACTATAGTAAACTTTTGATTCCAGTTGTTGATAATATTcaaaaagcaaaagaatatGCTGCAAATGAAACTGAAAAGAGTATGttaagtaaatatatacagCATTTCAAGACAGGATCTTTACAAGATCATAAAGATGGGTCTCGTTTGTGGATTAAGGACAAAGGACCAGTTATAGAAACTTATATTGGTTTTATTGAAACCTATAGAGATCCAGCAGGTCAGAGAGGAGAGTTTGAAGGATTTGTAGCAATggtaaataaagaaatgtcCAAAAAATTTGCTACATTAGTAAGTAATGCAGAAAAATTTATACCAAAGCTTCCTTGGGCCAGAGACTTTGAAAAAGATGAATTTCTAAGGCCTGATTTTACTTCATTGGATGTTCTAACATTCTCAGGATCTGGTATCCCTGCAGgtataaatattccaaattatGATGAAATTAGGCAATCAGAaggatttaaaaatgtttctttggGTAACGTAATTCCTGCAAATATGAAATTAGATGTACTGCCATTTTTATCTGAACATGATCAAACTCTAATGAATAATTATAGAGTAGCTAGCTTTGAAGTACAAGTTGGTTTGCATGAACTTCTTGGTCATGGAACAGGTAAATTATTGAGGAAATCAGAATCTggtttatataattttgatatgggaaaagtaaaaaatccTTTTACTGGAGaaccaataaataaattctttttacctGGTGAAACATATGATTCAAAGTTTGGGTCAATGGGGTCTTCTTATGAAGAATGCAGGGCAGAAGCAGTTggattatatttatctttagagAAAGATATACTAAGTATATTTGGACATGAGAATTCTGAGGCTgatgatataatatatgttaattGGTTATCTTTATTATGGACTGGTTGTGCAAAAGCTTTAGAAATGTATCAACCATCTACTAAGAAGTGGCTGCAAGCTCATTCTCAAGCAAGATATGTCTTACTTAGAGTTTGTTTAGAAGCTGGCAATGATTTTGTTAATGTTGTAGAATCTGAGCCAGggaagaatttattattaactgtTGACAGAACGAAACTTTTGACAGTTGGTAAAAAAGCGATTGGAGAGTTTTTAActaaattgcaaatttataaaagtacaGGTGACATTGAAGAAGCCAAAAAAATGTATGACAAATATAGTGAGGTACCTGAAACAGGTCCACATCCATGGGCACGTTGGAGAGATATAGTTTTAGCTCACAAAGAAccacgaaaaatatttgtacaatcTAACACATTTGTAAATG GTGAAAATGAAGTACAATTGAAAAACTATGAACCCAATTTTGCTGGAATGATTCAGTCTTGGATAGAAAGATTCCCTTCTGCAGATGTTTCACAAACACTTATCGAACTTGCAGAAAAAGACAAACAACATTTTACACTAGAAAATTAA
- the LOC139992357 gene encoding DNA repair protein RAD51 homolog A, with amino-acid sequence MTAMAATATLQGDEEFEEYNPQAKLIKTLEGNGITAGDVKKLEEAGYYTVEAVAYAPKKCLIAIKGISEAKADKILQEASKLVVMGFKSATEIHQTRSNIVFVTTGSSELDRLLGGGIETGSITEIFGEFRSGKTQLCHTLAVNCQLPIDMGGAEGKCLYIDTEGTFRPERLIAVAERYKIAGDSVLDNVACARAYNTDHQTQLLIQASAMMTESRYALLIVDSATGLYRTEYSGRGELAARQMHLGRFLRMLLRLADEHGVAVVITNQVVAQVDGAASMFGGDQKKPIGGHILAHASTTRLYLRKGRGETRICKIYDSPCLPESEAMFAINADGIGDVKE; translated from the exons atgacagCTATGGCAGCCACAGCTACTCTTCAAGGAGATGAAGAATTTGAAGAATATAATCCACaagcaaaattaataaaaacccTGGAA GGAAATGGCATAACAGCTGGAGATGTAAAAAAGCTGGAAGAAGCTGGCTACTATACTGTGGAAGCTGTAGCCTATGCTCCAAAGAAGTGCTTAATTGCTATCAAAGGTATCAGTGAAGCTAAAGCAGATAAAATTTTGCAAGAAGCTTCCAAACTTGTTGTAATGGGATTTAAGAGTGCTACTGAAATCCATCAAACTCGTTCCAATATTGTTTTTGTAACAACTGGTTCTAGTGAATTGGACAGATTATTAGGCGGTGGTATCGAAACAGGTTctattacagaaatatttggAGAATTTAGATCAGGAAAGACTCAATTATGTCACACGCTTGCTGTGAATTGTCAATTACCGATAGATATGGGTGGTGCAGAAGGAAAATGTCTTTACATAGATACAGAAGGAACTTTTAGACCCGAAAGATTAATTGCTGTTGCTGAAAGATATAAGATAGCAGGGGATTCTGTATTAGATAATGTGGCATGTGCTAGAGCTTATAATACAGATCATCAAACTCAATTACTAATTCAAGCTAGTGCTATGATGACAGAATCTAGATATGCATTATTGATAGTAGATAGTGCAACTGGTTTATATAGAACTGAATACTCTGGAAGGGGAGAATTAGCTGCTAGACAAATGCATTTAGGTAGATTTCTCAGAATGTTGCTCAGATTAGCGGATGAACATGGTGTTGCTGTTGTTATAACCAATCAAGTTGTGGCACAAGTTGATGGTGCAGCTAGTATGTTTGGTGGCGACCAAAAAAAGCCAATTGGTGGTCATATTTTAGCTCATGCAAGTACTACAAGATTATATTTACGTAAGGGTAGAGGTGAAACTAGAATATGTAAAATCTATGATTCACCCTGTTTGCCTGAGAGTGAAGcaatgtttgcaataaatgcAGATGGTATTGGTGATGTCAAAGaataa
- the Neurochondrin gene encoding neurochondrin codes for MSISKNVKKYETILKSVETDSEKFAALFMITKLVDSKDCTVAEKKVLFEAIGKKFLAKLLSTQVVPVDCPPQVYKSVALSILSAFCGESELASHPDMITHIPALLEIISQADEDADDNMLIIVSEAYTCLQNIAQYSPGQQVLLEQKAITKMCDIYSEKSFQTDQALNILVTLVQRFGPEAWDATDTAPFHVIINKIALDFETDHTERKFQLCTILQALLMSCRKNIISETAKEESWPSSIHKALSDILGSKIGKNQRDPALKLASVMLDLLGAEWTLLDKEKPKVFLLLLIQLASIEVRMQVEGKQLKTIMANADLVTSCFIIIEISLGYITNDQLDLDQKEKQSLYTVLKGAFAAIIGLLTAVSKMKEITDVKEKIFICAVVRVLAAWLAQETTAMRSQVYAVLPYVLTIANDTFYAHRNRKLSEKAKANAKIKSDEATSSGELVSHDPLSEIDLLRLLLPALCYLAVEEDARKILIKHKQEEVLFECLSYHWTIVHHKKPPIPKSERLKALKEPEKEEDLDLHVSEAIKDSRVAMVSVCNVLMNITVLEAKLVEESPTFISLLKFIFNNLPELKQIPENLVLHGHLAVLGLLLLKQQATRVKKNDFSICRYIQATIRFLWDAYIIDESNDPTELVVAMSYKERWMELMELWFLGMQTMAGVLQVIPWLSQFTLESGWAEEIIEILKKIKIGSLQPNVKFAFEDLLCHLVKADENVASVLKKCGALTVCRNHRMMELGKHLFGD; via the coding sequence ATGAGTATTTCAAAGAAcgtgaaaaaatatgaaactattTTGAAGTCTGTTGAAACTGATTCAGAAAAATTTGCTGCATTGTTTATGATAACAAAATTGGTGGATAGCAAAGATTGTACAGTAGCAGAAAAAAAAGTGTTATTTGAAGCTATTGGAAAAAAATTTCTAGCAAAATTATTATCTACACAAGTAGTTCCTGTGGATTGTCCTCCACAAGTATATAAGTCTGTAGCATTGTCTATACTTTCTGCATTCTGTGGAGAATCAGAATTAGCTTCTCATCCTGACATGATTACTCATATACCTGCATTACTTGAAATTATATCGCAAGCTGATGAAGATGCAGATGataatatgttaattattGTTAGTGAAGCATACACCTGTTTGCAAAATATTGCACAATATTCTCCTGGACAACAAGTTTTACTTGAACAGAAAGCAATTACAAAAATGTGTGATATTTATTCAGAAAAAAGCTTTCAGACAGACCAGGCTTTGAACATTTTAGTTACTTTAGTGCAGAGATTTGGTCCAGAAGCATGGGATGCAACAGATACTGCACCTTTCCATGTTATTATAAACAAGATTGCATTAGATTTTGAAACAGATCatacagaaagaaaatttcaattatgtaCAATTTTGCAAGCTTTACTGATGTCCTGCAGAAAAAACATAATTAGTGAAACTGCTAAAGAAGAATCTTGGCCTTCTAGCATTCACAAGGCTTTATCTGATATTCTTGGATCAAAGATAGGCAAAAACCAACGTGACCCAGCACTAAAACTTGCTTCTGTCATGCTAGATTTATTGGGAGCAGAATGGACTTTATTAGATAAAGAAAAAccaaaagtatttttattattgttgaTTCAATTGGCATCTATAGAAGTTAGAATGCAAGTGGAaggaaaacaattaaaaactaTAATGGCAAATGCAGACTTAGTTACATCttgctttattattattgaaatttctcttGGATATATTACTAATGATCAGTTGGACCTAGaccaaaaagaaaaacagtcATTATATACTGTTTTAAAGGGAGCCTTTGCTGCAATTATAGGTTTACTTACAGCAGTATCTAAGATGAAAGAAATAACAGAtgtcaaagaaaaaatatttatttgtgcTGTGGTAAGAGTATTAGCAGCATGGCTTGCTCAGGAAACAACAGCTATGCGTTCTCAAGTTTATGCAGTTTTACCATATGTATTAACAATAGCCAATGACACATTTTATGCAcacagaaatagaaaattgtcaGAGAAGGCTAAAGCAAATGCTAAAATTAAAAGTGATGAAGCAACATCATCTGGAGAACTAGTTTCTCATGATCCTCTAAGTGAAATTGATTTATTGAGGCTTTTATTACCAGCATTGTGTTATTTAGCTGTAGAAGAAGAtgctagaaaaattttaattaaacacaaACAAGAGGAAGTCCTGTTTGAATGTTTATCTTACCATTGGACAATTGTTCATCATAAAAAGCCACCAATACCAAAATCAGAAAGATTAAAAGCATTGAAAGAaccagaaaaagaagaagatttaGACCTTCATGTATCAGAAGCTATCAAAGATTCAAGGGTGGCCATGGTCTCTGTGTGCAATGTTTTAATGAACATTACTGTATTAGAGGCAAAATTAGTGGAAGAATCACcaacatttatttctttattaaaatttattttcaataatctcCCAGAACTTAAACAAATTCCTGAAAATCTAGTATTGCATGGTCATCTTGCAGTTTTGGGATTGCTATTATTGAAGCAACAGGCAACACGTGTcaagaaaaatgatttttctatatgtcgatatattCAGGCTACTATAAGATTTTTGTGGGATGCATATATAATTGATGAAAGCAATGATCCCACTGAACTTGTTGTTGCTATGTCATATAAAGAGCGATGGATGGAACTTATGGAACTATGGTTTCTTGGAATGCAAACAATGGCTGGGGTGTTACAAGTTATACCTTGGCTTTCACAATTTACTCTTGAGTCAGGTTGGGCAGAAGAAATTATTGAGATTctcaagaaaattaaaataggaAGTCTTCAGCCAAATGTAAAGTTTGCTTTTGAAGATCTTTTGTGCCATTTAGTTAAAGCAGATGAAAATGTTGCTTCTGTTTTGAAGAAATGTGGGGCTTTAACAGTATGCAGAAATCATCGTATGATGGAGCTGGGAAAACATCTTTTTGGAGATTAA
- the LOC139992368 gene encoding N-acylneuraminate-9-phosphatase, with amino-acid sequence MLHQLRLKYLLGLITNGPSNAQWEKIRKLSLEQYFDIILVSGDLPWEKPKREIFRKAYRFLNVKPDSCVMVGDKLETDILGGIEAGLGCTIWIPTLDKPPLLRGDPQPDFTIRHVTDLLSILNRGPDAPELEDSSSNASDSS; translated from the exons ATGCTCCATCAATTGAGGTTAAAATACCTCTTAGGTTTGATTACAAATGGTCCATCTAATGCACAATgggaaaaaatacgaaaacttTCACTAGAAcaatatttcgatataattcTTGTATCAGGAGATTTACCATGGGAAAAACCCAAAagggaaatatttcgaaaagcatatcgatttttaaatgttaaacCAGATAGTTGTGTAATGGTTGGTGACAAACTGGAAACTGATATCCTGG GTGGAATAGAAGCAGGTCTAGGGTGTACAATTTGGATTCCAACATTGGATAAACCACCCTTATTAAGGGGAGATCCACAACCAGATTTTACTATAAGGCATGTCACAGATCTCTtaagtattttaaatagaGGTCCTGATGCACCAGAACTTGAAGATTCTTCTTCAAATGCGTCAGATAGTAGTTGA